From Apium graveolens cultivar Ventura chromosome 9, ASM990537v1, whole genome shotgun sequence, the proteins below share one genomic window:
- the LOC141685106 gene encoding secreted RxLR effector protein 78-like, which translates to MIREITYEEVRENVFSMGMIKHQGPMGCLTDLVDNFQNAFIPGRRISDNILLTQELLKNYHRPVGAPRYAIKVDIKKAYDSVSWEFLIDALRLFRFPDKFIGWVCECISMPTYSVILNGQMFGFFKGEKGIRQGDPLSPYLFTLVMQMSR; encoded by the exons ATGATTAGAGAGATTACGTATGAGGAGGTCAGGGAGAATGTTTTTAGTATGGGGATGATAAAGCATCAGGGCCCGATGG GGTGTTTGACTGATCTTGTGGATAATTTTCAGAATGCGTTTATACCTGGTCGTAGGATCAGTGATAACATTTTGTTGACACAGGAGCTCCTGAAGAACTATCACAGACCTGTTGGTGCCCCTCGTTATGCGATTAAAGTAGATATTAAAAAGGCCTACGACAGTGTGTCATGGGAATTTTTAATCGATGCTCTCAGATTATTTAGGTTCCCGGATAAGTTTATAGGGTGGGTCTGTGAATGCATATCTATGCCTACTTATTCAGTAATTTTGAATGGACAGATGTTTGGATTTTTCAAGGGCGAGAAAGGAATTAGACAGGGAGACCCTCTTTCTCCGTATTTGTTTACCTTAGTCATGCAAATGTCTCGTTGA
- the LOC141685108 gene encoding protein FAR1-RELATED SEQUENCE 5-like, whose amino-acid sequence MNDVVPCVGMMFDSLDEAESFYRGYGRSIGFEIIIRSSHKHSRNGGISSRLYICRKGGRLGPKPLEVEDRAKGKRPRDVIPRTSCRARMYVAHKVSSNKWVTKVNLEHNHVMVTSDKVNFMQRSRNIDPFTRSLIELFNKSGIETPKVMNLLSETCGGIEKIGFSAQDVRNVIRDIRRRVFDSGDAECGLVLLRDLQKQSDGNFFYRVDVDEENRVRGLVWVDPRSLNAYKNFGDVVTFDSTYRTNRYDMPFIPITGVNHHYQNILFGFALIRDEKETSYRWVLKTWLEAVDNKPPITIITDQDVTLSNAIFEVMPNINHTYCTWHISSKFPEKLSTLYTQYSEFKTDFNACIYKSLSPTEFEGRWEDLKEKYDHENHNWLNDMYAISRQWVFAFTKQHFAAGMTTTSRSESMNSFFDEYVKASTGLKEFIENSQKALESQYLREVQADFDTEYKERRLFSNSSMERHASKIYTKEMFK is encoded by the coding sequence ATGAATGATGTAGTTCCTTGTGTTGGTATGATGTTTGATTCGTTGGATGAAGCGGAAAGTTTTTATCGAGGTTATGGTCGAAGTATAGGGTTCGAGATAATTATTCGAAGTAGTCATAAGCATTCAAGAAATGGTGGTATATCATCACGCTTGTATATATGTCGAAAGGGTGGAAGATTGGGCCCAAAACCCTTGGAAGTTGAAGATAGGGCTAAAGGGAAACGACCTCGAGATGTTATTCCTCGAACTAGTTGTCGTGCTCGTATGTATGTTGCTCACAAAGTAAGCTCAAACAAATGGGTAACCAAGGTCAACCTAGAGCACAATCATGTTATGGTTACATCGGATAAGGTAAATTTCATGCAAAGATCACGCAACATAGATCCGTTTACCCGATCTTTGATTGAGTTATTCAACAAATCGGGTATCGAGACCCCGAAAGTGATGAATTTACTTAGTGAGACGTGTGGTGGTATTGAAAAAATTGGTTTTTCCGCTCAAGACGTACGAAATGTAATACGTGACATTCGAAGACGGGTTTTTGATTCCGGTGATGCGGAGTGTGGATTGGTTTTGTTACGAGACTTGCAAAAACAAAGTGATGGCAATTTTTTCTACCGAGTGGATGTGGATGAAGAGAATCGGGTTAGGGGTTTGGTGTGGGTTGATCCTCGTTCGCTTAACGCGTACAAGAATTttggagatgtggtgactttcgACTCGACATATCGGACTAATAGGTATGACATGCCTTTTATTCCAATTACGGGAGTGAATCACCACTACCAAAATATTTTGTTTGGATTTGCACTTATAAGGGACGAGAAAGAGACTTCTTATAGATGGGTTTTGAAGACTTGGTTGGAAGCGGTCGATAACAAGCCACCTATTACCATTATTACGGATCAAGACGTCACTTTAAGTAATGCCATTTTCGAGGTTATGCCTAACATCAACCATACATATTGTACGTGGCATATTAGTAGCAAGTTTCCCGAAAAACTATCTACTTTGTATACTCAATACTCGGAGTTCAAGACGGATTTTAATGCATGTATCTACAAGTCATTGTCACCAACGGAATTTGAAGGTAGGTGGGAGGACTTGAAAGAGAAATATGATCATGAAAATCACAATTGGCTAAATGATATGTATGCAATTAGCCGGCAATGGGTTTTTGCTTTCACGAAACAACATTTTGCCGCCGGTATGACTACCACCTCAAGGAGCGAGTCTATGAATTCATTTTTTGATGAGTATGTGAAAGCGTCGACCGGTTtgaaagaattcattgagaattCACAAAAAGCTTTGGAGTCACAATATTTACGGGAGGTTCAAGCTGATTTTGACACCGAGTACAAGGAAAGGAGACTATTCTCTAACTCGTCAATGGAGAGACATGCCTCCAAGATATACACAAAAGAGATGTTTAAGTGA